A part of Synechococcus sp. KORDI-49 genomic DNA contains:
- a CDS encoding C40 family peptidase codes for MATLSTLLAPELALTGSCWRLRTNANGYKRAVGKALVTQASNGRSFRILERRGSRLWIQLLEDGYRCWFELEAVLGRAEQRSPWRPALLPEVQIASRLPAVLAWTERAEQQANTYLWGGTTEPDMDCSGLMQMAFASQGIWIPRDAYQQERHCQPVAVAPDAVGLLRPGDLIFFGSPRRCTHVGLHLGGGRYRHSSGQDHGRNGIGVDSLFSADRHPVACHYRAQLRGAGRVVRCHDGRHLA; via the coding sequence ATGGCGACCCTAAGCACCCTGCTGGCACCGGAGCTCGCGCTCACAGGAAGCTGCTGGAGGCTGCGGACCAACGCGAACGGCTACAAACGGGCCGTGGGCAAGGCCCTCGTGACCCAGGCCTCGAACGGGCGCAGCTTCCGGATCCTGGAGCGGCGTGGATCGCGTCTGTGGATTCAGTTGCTTGAGGACGGCTACCGCTGCTGGTTTGAACTGGAAGCCGTGCTTGGCCGAGCCGAACAGCGGAGCCCCTGGCGGCCGGCCCTGCTGCCGGAGGTTCAGATCGCCTCTCGACTACCAGCGGTGCTGGCCTGGACGGAACGGGCTGAACAGCAGGCCAACACGTATCTCTGGGGCGGCACAACGGAGCCGGATATGGACTGCTCCGGACTGATGCAGATGGCCTTTGCCAGCCAGGGCATCTGGATTCCGAGGGACGCTTACCAGCAGGAACGGCACTGCCAGCCGGTGGCGGTGGCGCCGGATGCGGTGGGCCTGCTGAGACCGGGAGATCTGATCTTCTTCGGATCCCCGCGGCGCTGCACCCATGTCGGCCTGCACCTCGGCGGTGGCCGCTATCGCCACAGCTCGGGACAGGACCATGGCCGCAACGGCATCGGCGTGGACAGCCTGTTCAGCGCCGACCGGCACCCGGTGGCCTGCCACTACCGCGCGCAACTGCGAGGGGCCGGGCGGGTCGTGCGCTGCCACGACGGCCGTCATCTGGCCTGA
- a CDS encoding serine hydrolase: protein MAFYRPDTAMTSRLESVLDDLAADGRPGLRNSLAITWIRYDDDSPQAGAGVGAGWSEERPLYPASVVKLFYAVAAERWLQRDLIPEAEELRRALRDMIADSSNDATGLVLDLLTGTTSGPELQGDRWQQWQRQRRLVNDWLAELAWPELEPVNCCQKTWGDGPYGREKQFYGADNSNRNALTTAATARMLEAVMTGGVVSPPACRRLRDLLDRSLDPDLRRADPENQVDGFLGEGLPLGTRLWSKAGWMSQARHDAAWWQLPDQPPTMLVVFSTGPDRARDERLLPELAKALNGFSSPEEN, encoded by the coding sequence ATGGCGTTCTACCGTCCCGACACCGCGATGACCTCCAGGCTGGAGAGCGTGTTGGACGACCTGGCGGCGGATGGCCGGCCGGGGCTGCGGAACAGTCTGGCCATCACCTGGATCCGGTACGACGACGACTCACCGCAGGCCGGTGCCGGAGTCGGTGCTGGCTGGAGCGAGGAGCGGCCCCTCTATCCGGCCAGCGTGGTGAAACTGTTCTATGCGGTCGCCGCGGAGCGCTGGCTGCAGCGGGATCTGATCCCCGAAGCCGAGGAGCTGCGACGGGCCCTCCGCGACATGATCGCCGACTCCAGCAATGACGCCACCGGTCTTGTGCTGGACCTTCTCACCGGCACGACCAGCGGTCCTGAACTTCAAGGGGATCGCTGGCAGCAGTGGCAGCGTCAGCGCAGGCTGGTGAATGACTGGCTCGCCGAACTCGCGTGGCCCGAACTCGAGCCGGTGAACTGCTGCCAGAAGACCTGGGGAGATGGCCCCTACGGCCGTGAGAAGCAGTTCTACGGTGCTGACAACAGCAACCGCAATGCCCTGACAACCGCTGCCACGGCCCGCATGCTGGAGGCGGTCATGACCGGTGGAGTGGTCTCCCCGCCGGCCTGCCGGCGGTTGCGAGACCTGCTCGATCGTTCTCTGGACCCAGATCTGCGCCGCGCGGACCCGGAGAACCAGGTGGACGGTTTCCTGGGCGAGGGCCTGCCCCTGGGCACGCGGCTGTGGAGCAAGGCCGGCTGGATGAGCCAGGCCCGCCATGACGCAGCCTGGTGGCAGCTTCCGGATCAGCCCCCGACGATGCTGGTGGTGTTCAGCACCGGGCCCGATCGCGCCAGGGATGAGCGCCTGCTGCCTGAGCTGGCGAAGGCTCTGAACGGATTCAGCTCTCCAGAGGAGAACTGA